The following proteins are encoded in a genomic region of Maribacter hydrothermalis:
- a CDS encoding anti-sigma factor → MDVQQYIASGILELYIAGILSDKENLEIANYAKEYPEIQKEIEAIEASILALSKKASPGFDYSFKSLMDRINGEVKVVSINEKRNPIMLYVGWAASLLLAVGLFWMYQQNEDLKSDIQVVEKQNIDLEQQIADTDSSLEETQNLLNTLRDKNISVTSLGGQEVSPTSYAKAYWNKEDKKVFIDAKGLPEPPEGFVYQVWSLKLSPLTPTSMGLLEDFASDENKVFALNNPNDSEAFGITLEPAGGSESPNLEQLYTLGVVSAS, encoded by the coding sequence ATGGATGTACAACAATACATAGCATCAGGAATTTTGGAGCTCTATATAGCTGGTATACTTTCAGATAAAGAGAATCTGGAAATCGCCAATTATGCGAAAGAGTATCCGGAAATTCAAAAAGAAATAGAAGCAATTGAAGCTTCTATTTTAGCGTTATCGAAGAAAGCGTCCCCCGGATTCGATTATTCTTTTAAATCGTTAATGGATAGAATTAACGGAGAGGTTAAAGTGGTATCTATAAACGAAAAACGTAACCCAATTATGCTTTACGTAGGTTGGGCCGCATCACTATTATTGGCTGTTGGTTTGTTTTGGATGTATCAACAGAATGAAGATTTAAAATCTGACATACAAGTAGTTGAAAAACAAAATATAGATTTAGAGCAGCAAATTGCTGACACCGATTCTTCATTGGAAGAAACTCAAAATTTATTGAATACCCTACGTGATAAAAACATAAGTGTAACTTCTTTAGGAGGACAAGAGGTGTCGCCAACATCTTATGCAAAAGCATACTGGAACAAGGAAGACAAAAAAGTATTTATAGACGCCAAAGGTTTACCAGAACCACCAGAAGGTTTTGTTTACCAAGTTTGGTCTTTAAAGCTTTCTCCGCTTACTCCTACCAGCATGGGATTACTTGAAGACTTTGCTTCAGATGAAAACAAAGTATTTGCACTTAATAACCCTAACGATTCAGAAGCATTTGGTATTACACTAGAACCGGCAGGTGGTAGTGAATCACCAAATTTAGAGCAACTCTATACACTAGGTGTTGTATCCGCTTCATAA
- a CDS encoding RNA polymerase sigma factor, whose product MQLDLLVEQFKKKDSTAFEKLHAMYADNICGVINTIVKNDALSQEICQDVFIKIWNNCDSYNSSKGRFFTWILNIARNAAIDEIRSRSYKNDKKNLSADFFVGILQNKADDETSTVDTKGLRKLIENLKEKCVQIIELLYFRGYTQKDAAEELDIPLGTVKTRNRSCISQLRENMESK is encoded by the coding sequence ATGCAATTAGATTTATTGGTTGAACAGTTTAAAAAGAAAGATTCCACTGCTTTCGAAAAGTTACACGCTATGTACGCCGATAACATTTGTGGTGTCATCAACACCATCGTTAAGAACGATGCCTTATCCCAAGAAATTTGTCAAGACGTTTTCATTAAAATTTGGAATAATTGCGATAGTTATAATTCATCTAAAGGAAGGTTCTTTACATGGATATTAAATATCGCCAGAAATGCCGCCATCGATGAAATACGCAGTAGGTCGTATAAAAATGATAAAAAGAACCTTTCCGCAGATTTCTTCGTAGGTATTTTGCAGAACAAGGCCGATGACGAAACTTCAACAGTTGATACAAAAGGTTTAAGGAAACTTATTGAAAATTTAAAGGAAAAATGTGTTCAAATCATTGAACTGTTATACTTTAGAGGATATACTCAAAAAGACGCTGCAGAAGAATTGGATATTCCGTTAGGCACGGTAAAAACAAGAAATAGAAGTTGCATTTCTCAATTGAGAGAAAATATGGAAAGTAAGTAA
- a CDS encoding DUF547 domain-containing protein, whose amino-acid sequence MKLKIPFLITILALLFIAITDVRAQVDTNKDTDFNELSETFLQRIIDKQDTQDLQNVLTNTSISELDNALDTNNKRLAFWLNIYNAYIQVILQKNPELYDDRGSFFKLEQIKIAGEMVSFAKIEHGLIRKSQWEYGLGYIRKWFPNKFERKLRVDNPIYNIHFALNCGAKDCPPVAIYEWERLPEQLQKGTKKHLKRTSDFNNDTNVVKVTSLFNWFRGDFGGKGGIKKILKENEIIPSTKGVDIEYTNYDWTLDLDNFIEL is encoded by the coding sequence ATGAAACTAAAAATACCTTTTCTTATAACTATATTGGCTCTGCTATTTATAGCTATAACTGATGTGCGTGCACAGGTCGACACCAATAAGGATACAGATTTCAACGAATTGTCCGAAACCTTTTTACAGCGAATTATCGATAAACAAGACACGCAAGACCTACAAAACGTATTAACCAATACTTCTATTTCAGAATTAGACAATGCACTGGATACCAATAATAAGCGATTGGCATTTTGGCTGAATATTTACAATGCATACATTCAGGTAATTCTTCAAAAGAATCCAGAATTGTATGATGATCGAGGTAGCTTTTTTAAGTTAGAGCAAATTAAAATTGCAGGCGAAATGGTATCGTTTGCAAAAATAGAACACGGACTCATTAGAAAATCGCAATGGGAATATGGTTTAGGCTATATACGTAAGTGGTTCCCAAATAAATTTGAACGAAAATTGAGAGTAGATAACCCTATCTACAACATTCATTTTGCGCTAAACTGTGGTGCTAAGGATTGCCCTCCGGTTGCCATCTATGAGTGGGAGCGTTTACCCGAGCAGTTACAAAAAGGTACAAAAAAACACCTTAAAAGAACTAGCGATTTCAATAACGATACAAATGTAGTTAAGGTAACTTCTCTATTTAATTGGTTTCGCGGAGATTTTGGTGGAAAAGGCGGTATCAAGAAAATTTTAAAAGAAAATGAAATTATACCTTCTACCAAAGGCGTTGATATTGAATACACCAATTATGATTGGACCTTAGATCTCGACAATTTTATTGAACTATAG
- a CDS encoding superoxide dismutase family protein, which produces MKIFKIELALLALIAVFSCKDAKKEAEKMDAEMDHEMEKVAEEITTNRISMLMESKSDSDVSGEVSFVEENGEVTMNAKLTGLSEGEHAIHIHQTADCSSDDGSSTGGHWNPTNEPHGKWLASEGYHKGDIGNFTAKSDGTATIEFSTDQWCIGCDDENKNIVGKGLIVHQGVDDFTSQPSGDAGARISCAGLIQ; this is translated from the coding sequence ATGAAAATATTTAAAATTGAATTAGCCCTATTAGCGCTAATAGCTGTCTTTAGTTGTAAAGATGCTAAGAAAGAAGCTGAAAAAATGGATGCAGAAATGGATCATGAAATGGAAAAAGTAGCTGAAGAAATTACTACTAACCGTATTTCTATGCTAATGGAATCTAAAAGTGATAGTGATGTAAGTGGAGAAGTAAGTTTTGTTGAAGAAAATGGAGAGGTTACAATGAACGCAAAATTAACCGGACTTTCTGAAGGCGAGCATGCTATACATATTCACCAAACTGCAGATTGTTCGTCAGATGACGGTTCTTCTACTGGAGGACATTGGAACCCAACAAACGAACCGCATGGTAAATGGCTGGCAAGTGAAGGATATCACAAAGGTGATATTGGTAATTTTACCGCAAAATCTGACGGAACAGCTACAATTGAGTTTTCTACTGACCAATGGTGTATTGGTTGTGATGATGAAAATAAAAACATTGTTGGTAAAGGATTAATTGTACACCAAGGTGTAGATGATTTTACCTCTCAACCTAGTGGTGATGCCGGTGCACGTATTAGCTGCGCTGGTTTAATTCAATAA
- a CDS encoding glycosyltransferase yields the protein MISIIIPAHNEYNNLQRLFKAACFLDHEKLWEIIVAISPGNSDSIEMLDCSQKVKLLYCKKKGRAAQMNEASKIALGNIFVFLHADVVPPTGFIDDILTSLQDGYDAGFFSYKFDKDVWYLRVNASFTAKDGLFTGGGDQCLFIKKEAFNQLGKFNEEQVLMEDFEFFRRMKKENVPYTIVKNDLIVSARKYESNSYLRVNLSNFLLVVLFKFGYPGNKLKTLHNKLIRTPYNG from the coding sequence ATGATAAGCATAATAATACCGGCACATAACGAATATAATAACTTGCAACGGCTCTTCAAAGCTGCTTGTTTTTTAGATCATGAAAAGCTTTGGGAAATTATTGTTGCGATATCTCCAGGTAATTCTGATTCTATTGAAATGCTAGATTGTAGTCAGAAAGTCAAATTGCTTTATTGTAAAAAGAAGGGAAGGGCAGCTCAAATGAACGAAGCTTCTAAAATAGCATTAGGTAATATTTTTGTTTTTTTACATGCGGATGTAGTTCCGCCAACCGGATTCATTGATGATATTTTAACTAGTTTACAAGATGGATATGATGCAGGTTTCTTTTCATACAAATTTGATAAAGATGTGTGGTACCTACGCGTAAATGCATCGTTTACAGCTAAAGACGGACTCTTTACTGGAGGTGGAGATCAATGCCTTTTTATCAAAAAAGAGGCTTTCAATCAACTGGGAAAGTTTAATGAAGAACAAGTGCTGATGGAAGATTTTGAGTTTTTCCGACGGATGAAAAAGGAGAACGTTCCATATACCATCGTCAAAAATGACTTGATAGTTTCTGCTCGTAAATATGAATCGAACTCTTATTTGCGTGTAAACCTTTCGAACTTTCTTTTAGTAGTACTCTTTAAATTCGGATATCCTGGCAACAAGTTAAAAACACTACATAATAAGTTGATACGCACCCCATATAATGGATGA
- a CDS encoding VOC family protein, protein MDEIINGIQQIGIGVVDVKKVFNWYRKHLGFDILLFEDEAVASLMTKYTNGNAEKREAYLSLNMTGGGGLEIWQFKDRIPSKPRYPIQFGDLGIYAMKIRCKNLNEIHSYLRGIKVSHLSEINHVYRSNFYFSDPFGNRVQIVEDHYVFCNESSKNGGVQGAVIGVSDMETSLKFYSSMLGYSIVAYDAIETADEISKGKFRRAVISQERKLVGGFGELLGPTQLELIQVLERKPIKIFENRLWGDLGYIHLCFDVSGMSSIREKGKQNNYPFP, encoded by the coding sequence ATGGATGAAATAATTAATGGTATTCAGCAAATAGGTATTGGTGTTGTTGATGTTAAAAAAGTATTTAACTGGTATAGAAAGCATTTAGGTTTTGATATTTTATTATTTGAAGATGAGGCAGTTGCATCTTTAATGACAAAATATACCAATGGTAATGCTGAAAAGCGTGAAGCCTATTTGTCTTTAAACATGACTGGCGGTGGCGGGTTGGAAATTTGGCAGTTTAAAGACCGAATTCCAAGTAAACCAAGATATCCAATTCAATTTGGAGATTTAGGTATCTACGCCATGAAAATAAGATGTAAAAACCTAAATGAAATACATTCGTATTTAAGGGGTATAAAGGTATCTCATCTTTCCGAAATCAATCATGTCTACCGTTCCAATTTTTATTTTAGCGATCCTTTTGGTAATCGAGTGCAAATAGTTGAAGATCATTATGTTTTTTGTAATGAATCTTCTAAAAATGGGGGAGTGCAGGGTGCGGTTATTGGGGTTAGTGATATGGAAACTTCTTTGAAGTTTTACAGCAGCATGTTAGGATATTCTATAGTAGCATACGATGCAATAGAAACAGCAGATGAAATCTCAAAAGGTAAGTTTAGAAGAGCGGTAATTTCACAGGAACGGAAGTTAGTTGGCGGATTTGGAGAACTACTCGGTCCCACGCAACTAGAGCTTATTCAAGTTCTAGAGAGAAAACCCATTAAGATATTTGAAAATAGATTGTGGGGAGATTTAGGCTATATACACTTATGTTTTGACGTATCGGGTATGAGTTCTATTAGAGAAAAAGGGAAGCAGAACAACTATCCTTTTCCGTAG